Within the Pseudarthrobacter sp. W1I19 genome, the region CGGGCATCCCCGGCTGCGGCAAGAGCCTGACAGCGACATGCATGGCGACGCTCTGGGGTCTGCCCCTACTCCGCCTAGATGTCGGCCGAGTCTTCTCCGGCCTCGTAGGATCCAGCGAGCAAAATATGCGGGGAGCTCTCAGGCTGGCTGAGGCTGTCTCGCCCTCCATCTTGTGGATAGATGAAATTGAAAAGGGCTTTGGTTCCAGCGGCAGTGGTGACTCGGGCACCAGCCAGCGGGTCTTCGGTACATTTTTGACCTGGATGCAGGAGAAAAAGAATCCGGTCTTCGTCATCGCCACCGCAAATAAGATCGATACCCTTCCGCCAGAGTTCCTCCGCAAGGGCCGCTTCGACGAGATCTTCTTCGTGGACTTGCCAACCAGAGAGGAACGCGTCCACATCTGGCGCATCCAGCTTGAGAAGAGACTCACCGCGGGGTCTGCGGCGAGTGGCGATTTCGAGATCAACAGCGACTCCCTGGGCTTCCTTGCGGAACATACAGAAGGTTTCTCAGGTGCAGAAATTGCCGAAGCGGCCGTCAGTGCCTGCTTCGAGGCTTATTCTGAACGCCGGCGGTTAAACGAAAAAGACCTCCGACGGGCGATCACCAACACTGTCCCCTTGTCGGTCACCCAAGCCGAGCAGATCAAGGGAGTCCGAGATTGGGCTTCACAGCGTGCCGTGGCAGCAACGTCGACGAGTTCCAGGGGCGATTACTCCACCAGCGGGTCAGCAGCGCCAGCAGACGTCAACTCTTGGCGTGGTGGTCGGCAGATTGACTTCGGGGACTAGGCCATGAGTCTCGAAGTCCTCCTCATCCCCCTTGGGATTGCCGCCATCGCGGCTATCCGCGAAGCGCGTAGCACTGATCTCTGCGAGAAGTGCAAGACCACCCGGATCAAGGACCAGCAACTGCTCCACGACGCGCTCCTTGCAATGGGCGCCACCAGCCTCAGCGTCGCAGAAGGGCGCATTACCGGCGACAGCCCTTACGGCCGGATCACTTTTCAACGGATCGGTGAACTGTTCCTCGGGCGTGTCGATCGCGCCGACGACCAGGTCACTGACAACATGCTGGCTGCCTTGGACATGACCGTTGGTGCCGTGCTGCAGCAAAGAACGATCGCTTCCTTGCACGCCCGGGCCGCGGAGATGGGGATGACCCTGGTCTCCCAGACGGCAGCAAACGGAGAAGTTCAACTCGTTTTCGAACAGGCCACATAATGCAAAAGAAGACCATAACTATCACGGTTTCAGCCTCCGGATCAATCACTGCTGAGGCCAATGGTCCGGGCCCAGCCTGCGTAGATGAGCTGGCGGCGATTCAGGCACTCCTCCCCGACGCGGTCATTGCGGATTCACGCCTGACTCCGGCCTACTTCCAAACCGCCACACAAACAGTGGCACATCAGCAACTACAGCATGAGGGGGACAACGGACGATGACGCCCGAAGAAAAACTGTGTTCACGAACATGGCGGCTGCGGAACAGTGCCGGAGTCCTGTGGAGTATTCTCTCCTTCGGCTTACTTACGGGCGTGGGAATTCTTATCCGCGGGGTGAAAGCCAAGAACAAGCTGTGGATCCAAACGGGCATAGGGTTCCTCGTTTTGGGGGTCGGCCTCATGGTGGCGACCGGAACGTATGACTCCGGCACGAAGGAAGCACCTATTCGTTCCACGGCGAGCACCGTTTGGGGATGGGTATGGTTCCTCACCTTCATCGGTGGACTCGTGGCAACCTTCATCACAAACCGGAAATGGCTGGTGTGGAAGGCACACGCTGGCGACACCAAGTGGTATGCCCAAGCCGGTAGTTCCGCACCCTCGGTTAGTACCAACCCTGCCGCAGGCTACGATCCCAACGCCGCGTCCGCCGCCTTCAGGTCAGTCGTTCCTCCACCTCCGGCACCTCCTGTGCAATACGCTCCGCCAGCCCAAATTTTTTCGGGTCATAGTGCCCAGTCGGCCGCCATTGACGTGAATGCGGCACCCACCCAGGACCTCGTTGCTGCCCTCGGAATCGATCATGCCGTTGCCGAACGTATCGTGCAGGCACGTCAAAGCCAAGGACAGTTCACCTCCTTCGAGCAACTCATGGCCAGGGCCCAGATACAACCGCACATTCTCATTCCACACCGTCACAGGCTTGTCTTCGGAAATTCAAACAGTGGGGCTACGCCGTCCCCGGACCAGCCACAGCCAACACGGCGCAGCGCAAATCAAGCAGCCCGTTGACTCGACCTTTGACGACGGACGTGCTGCGCATCGCGCGTGTCCTTCATGGGACGACAGCCGAAGGCCCTGGCCTACGCACAGCTGTCTGGTTTCAGGGATGTAGCATCCGCTGCATGGGATGCATTAACCCTCACCTCTTTAGCCCCAGCGGCGGAAGCGATGTGACGGTCAGCGACATCGTTCTTGGTGCCATGGCCGGGGAAGTCGAGGGCCTCACGCTCATCGGGGGTGAGCCCTTTGACCAGCCTTCCGCCGGTGCAAAGCTTGTCACAGAGGCGCAGGAACAAGGGCTTGGTGTCATCGCGTTCTCCGGCTACGAGTACGAGATGCTGCGTGACAGGGACGAAGACACCAAAAGGTTCCTTGCCGGGATTGATCTGCTCGTCGACGGCCCCTACCAGGCATGGAAGCAGGAAACAGGTCGAGCATTGGTCGGTTCCACCAACCAGCGCTTCATCCATATCTCCGACCGGTATCGCTCCTACCAGCCTGATATGGCTGCCAACCGCGTTGACATACGGATTCTTCCTGATGGTTCCATCGACGTGGCCGGCTTCCTTGACACGGATGCGCTCAAGAACCTACTCGAAGCAACGGGAACGAGCAGAAAACCGCGACGAGCAATCGCCGAGTAGAAAGGCGACAACCGCTGAGCGCGTCCTCTCCTAACATCCTGCACAAAATTCGAGTTGTGGAAGGCTAAGTAACCCGTCACCCTATCAATCCCGCGGGCCTCGGGGTTATTCTGCTCGAGCGCTACATAGTCCTCTCCGGAACTTGTCCTCGCTGCACGTACTTTCCGTAATTCCGGATTCGGGGCAATAACAATAGAACCGTGCCTTCAAAATTAAGGACAAGGGGCTCAGGGGGTTGCGCGATCTGGTACCGCGCTAGCCGGGTGGCACCGTGCATCCCTCCTAGGGCGACTATGCACATCACCCGTGGCAGCATGAAGAACCCAAGTGCCGCCAACGGTACATCTGGCTCCATGATTCCGTGGTTGCCGGCAGACTTTGTCTCGTTGTTTCTGTACACGAGAAAATTGCAGCCGGCTTAGGTGGATTGACTTTGACGCATTCTTAAAAAATGATACTTGTGCCATATTCTGTCATTCGGTCTTCTATCCGAATTGGGGGAATATGCAATTCAAGCCATCAGCCGGCATCTTTGTTACAGGCCTGGTCCTATCGATCATCGGCACTGTTTTCGGATTTATCGGGATCGGTATCGCCGGTTCGAGCCGTTCCTACTACTCCAGCGGTGCATCAGCCGGTGGAGGCTTCTTAGCTTTCCTTGGCTTCGCTACCGCCTTGATCGGAGTGGTTCTGATTTACGTTGGTGCCAGCCGTGCTCTCAAAATCATTGATGCGTTGCCATTCGTGCTGAACTTCAACGGGCAGGGGCAGTCTTCCCACATACCCGCCCACCAGCCAGCTACCCATCAGCCATCTGCTCAGCAGATCCAGCAATCTCCTCCCGCGCCGAAGCCACAGCAGCAGCAACCCAACGCCCGACCGCAGACCCCTCAGCACCTCGTGTACAACGAGCCACAGGGCGAGCAGCAGCCGCCAGTTCAATAGCTGGGGTTCGCCGTTGGAGGTTGGGTCGTAGGGCGCCCGTACGGCTGGTCTCTCCCCTGGAACTCGTCAACGAGGTCCGTGCCTTCTTAGTACAGGGCGATGCTCCGCATGTGGTCCAGGTCCCCCCCTTTGGCCACGCTCCTCCGCTCTATGTTGCAAACGGACGAGCGCGGACGCGCCTGGCAGAACGCCCTCATACGAGGGGCCTTGAGGTTGCTAATGCTTACAGGGAAGCCGAAAGTGCGGCCGCCGCGCCAAGTTGTCAGAAGCCGCAATCCGCGTGCCGCCGTCGCACTTTCGCGGTGCGACTCCAAACACATCCGGCCTCCCCGCCAGAGCATGGGAGGCCGGATGTGTTCGGCTCCATCGGAACAATGTCACTACGCTGACACACGTTCTTCTTCGAGCCAGCTGAGAATGGCTTCGGTGTCGGCGCCGACGGCGGGCACTGGCTCCAGCCTGGGTACCCAGCCCGCTGATTCCACCACGGGGAGAAAGGCATTCACTGTTCCCGCCTCCGTTTCCACTGTCGAGATGCGGTTCCGCGCTAAAAGCTGGGGATGTTGATCCAGGTCGGCAACATCATTCATCCGGCCCTGGGCTATTCCCGCTTCGTCCAAAGCCTCTGCCACATCGAGGACAGGCCGCTTACCCAGCTGTTCATCGATGAGCAGGTCGAGGTCAGCGCGGTTGGCGATCCGGTTGCTGACCGTGTCGAAGCGCGGATCCGCAGAGAGCTCGGGCTTATTCAGCACCGAGGTGCAGAAGCGTTCCCACTCGCGTTCGTTCTGAACCGCGATCAGGAGTGAACCGTCAAGGCAGGAGACAGGGCCGTAGGGGGCGATGGATGCGTGGTGTGCTCCTGCCCGGACCGGGCGGCTTCCCCCGTAACGGGCGTAGTAGTACGGGAAGCCCATCCATTCCGTGAGGGAGTCCAGGAGGGATACGGACAGCTGGCGGCCCTTTCCCGTGACTTCCCGTTCATACAGGGCGCTGAGGATTCCACTGTAGGTGTACATGCCCGCTGCGATGTCCGCGATGGAGATGCCCGCCTTCGCCGGTTCATCCTCCGTGCCCGTCACCGAGAGGAATCCGGCTTCCGCCTGGATCAGCAGGTCGTAGGCCTTTTTATTTCCAAGCGGGCCACCGCTGCCGTATCCACTCAGGCTGCAGGTGATCAGCTGCGGAAACTCCCCGCACAGCTCTTCTGGAACAAAACCGAGCCGTTCAATCGCCCCGGGGGCGAGGTTCTGGACAAAGACGTCGGCCTTAGAGATCAGCCGGCGCAGCGCTTCCTTGCCGCTTTCTGTTTTGAGGTCCAGGACGATCGACTTCTTGTTCCGGTTAAGCCATATGAAGTGGCTGGATAAACCATGGACGGTTTCGTCATAGTCCCTAGCAAAGTCGCCTCTTCCCGGCCGTTCTACTTTGATGACGGTGGCCCCGAGGTCGGCGAGTTGGCGCGTGGCGAACGGCACGGCTACGGCCTGTTCGAGGGCGACAACCGTGATTCCTGTGAGTGGCAGCGTCATCGGACCGGGCTTTCGTCGTGGTGGTACCTTCCTTCAGCGTCAGTGGTGGCTCCGGGGACGGGGATGCCCCAGAACTTCGAGCGGAGGTCCTGGTGGACGGCAGGGGTGTTCACCGCAAAGATCTCGAAGTCCTCCTCGTTTTCGGCGGGGTTGAATACTTCGTGCCGCACTCCTGTCCGCTGGTGGAAGGTGTCCAGTGGGCCGGCGTCATAGAGCTCCCCATCGATCCGGACCTTGCCGTGGCCGGAGATGACGAGGTAGATCTCATCCCCGTAACCGTGCACATGTTCCGGGAAGCCATGGCCGGGCTTGATCCGGATCAGGCAGTAATCCATCTGCCGGTTGGGCAGGGCAAGGAAATTAATGGGCAGGTCGGTGGGGCAGCCTGGGAACTCTGCGGTGATGACCGGTTCGCGCAGGTTGCCCTTCGGAGAGAACCCCGCGTCGTTGCGGGCCTTCTCGAGGGTGGCGTCGAACTCCCGTGCTTTGTCCGCCAGGGGCCCGGTCAGCCGGGAGAATCCGTTGTCGGTAAAGAAATCTGTGGCGTCGCTCATGACATGGTCCTTTCAGGTTCTTCGGCGAACAGGACGTCGCCTTCATTCAATGCGTCGGCAGCGGGCTCGACGATGGTCCGGCCAGGTGCACGGCCGGGTGACCCGAACGTGGCGAGGGCGCGGTCCACGTCGTCCAGGCCGATGACCTGCCCGATCATGGTGTCCACGTCGATGAGCCCGCGGCTCATGAAGCCAAGCACGTCTTCAATCTCGTTCTTGTCGAAGGCGTAGGAGCCCATAACCGTTTTTTCCTCGCGGACCATGATGCTTCCGGCCGCAGTGTTCCAGGAGTGGGGACTGTGGCCAACCACCACCACGCGGCCTCCACGGTCCACCAGGCGTGTGGCGGCCTGGACGGTCTCGGGACGCCCGACGAAGTCCAGGGCATAAACAGCGTTTCGGGTCCCGGCCCAGGCAGGATGGTCAGCGTCCTCCAGTGCTTCGGCGGGGATACTGTGCGTCGCTCCGAGGCTCATGGCCAGCTCGAGGGCTTTCGGATCGGCGTCCACGGCAATGATCGGGTAGGCGCCGCGGATCTTGAGCAACTGCACGGCGCTCAGGCCCAGGCCGCCCACCCCGATCACGATGCAGCCCTCCCCCGCCTGCACCTGCGCGCGTTTGGAGATTGCGTGCAGGGAGGTGGCGAAGGCGTCCGTGGCCAGGGCCGCGTGGCGGAAGGGAACTGGGTCCGGAATGCGGATGAGGTTCCGTTCGGGCACCACCATGTACTCCGAGAACCCGCCGTCGCGTACGATGCCGAGCCCCTCCCTGCTGAGGCAAAGCGAGGTCCTGCCTGCCACGCAGTACCGGCACTGTCCGCACGTGATCAGGAAGTTCACCGCAATTCGGGCGCCGGCCTCGATCCCGGTAGAACCGGGGCCGGTTTCGCATACCGTGCCGGCGATCTCGTGGCCCAGGACTCTGGGGTAGTGAGGCAGGGGCGTCCGGCCGTTGAGGATGTGCAGATCGGAGCCGCACAGGCCGGCGGCTTCGACCCGTATCAGTACCTCGTCACCGGTTGGGCGCGGGACGGGAATGTCATCCACTTGGACGCCATTGCCCACCTGGTGCAGACGGACGGCTTTCATTTCCGGGCTGCTCCTTCACGCGCTTCGGCGTCGAGGTCCACCGCAGGGGTGGGCCCTGCCTGCAGGGACACCGAAGAGCCTGTGACGTTCAGGAGGAAACGGTCCGGGATGGCTCGGGCGATGTCCATAATCGCCTCCATGCCGGTGCAGTGGCTGGGAGCGACGACTTCGACGTCGAGGTCCTTCAGCGCCTGAATGGTCTTTTCGGTCTTGGCTTTGGGCGAGCCCGGGAAGCCCAGATGGAATCCGCCAAAGGCCCCGATGACCCGCTCAATACCGGTGATCTTCTTCGCGTAGTTAATCGTGTTGATGATGCCCGCGTGGCTGCACCCGGCGAGGATGATGATGCCGTCACCCAATTGGATAACCAGGGCCTGATCATCGGGAACCACGTCCGCCTCCACCTTGCCCTCGCGGACGTGCAACAGCGCGTTGGGCGCGGACAGGTCCGTGGGCGGAACCTCGAAGTCGCTCTCCCGGGGAATCGGACCTGTCGCAACGAGCCCGGGCCCGATCTCCAACGGCTGCGTGTGCTCCACCAGCATTCCGCCACGGGATGAGATCGATTCCTTGGTCAGTCCGTAGTTGAAGTACGGCGCCACCTGGCCGGAGGCGAGCCGAAGGTAGCGGGGGGCGAAGGCGTCGGGGTGCACGGAAATCGGCAAGGGCGCTTCCCGCGCGTCGAGCAGTCCTTGCAGTCCCCCGTAGTGATCCGGGTGCCCGTGGCTAAGGACCACGTGGTCCAGTTCGTTGGCGGCGAGGTGAAGTGTTGAGAGGTTGTGCAGCAGAACGTTTGAGGACATGCCGGTGTCGAACAGTGCCCGGTAGGTGTACCTGCCCCAGCTGACTTCCACGTGCAGCGCGATGCCATTTTCGCCCAGCACGCATTGGGTTTTCGGATCGAAGTGGTGGGCGAGCCCCGTGCGGGTGACGTTGGGAAGGTCCGCAAGCAGCATGTCGACGTGGTTGTCGGTCACCATCGTCAGCTTGACCCGGTCAACTCCAGGCATTTTCAACTCCTAGTTATGTATATGGACTCTCGTGGCGGCAGGTGAGGCCGGGTCCCCGGCCATCCGCTTCGAGCCTGAAGGCAGGAGAAGGGATGACCGGGGTTTGTTTCGGCTGCGGTTACTGCGAGGGCACTGACTGCACAGCGTTCGTGCGGGAGTTCGGGCCTTGGCCCTCGGTGTTTTCGTTGAAGCGCTCGTCGCTTCCCTGGTGCGCGTCTGAACGGAAGTACTTGGAGTAGTAGACCGCCGTGAGGCTGACCAGGGCCATGACTGCCATGAACGTCGCGATCGGCCACCAATGCCCTGACCAGGCGAACAGTGCCGTGGCGAGGAGTGGCGCGGTGCCGCCCAGCAGCGCACCGCTGACTTCGCGGGCGAACGCGACGCCCGAGTAGCGGATGGCCGGAGGGAACAGTTCGGTCAGGAATGCGGCCTGGGCGGCCATGGAAGTGGCCACCGCACCGACGAAGCAAACAACCAGTGCCAGCAGGATCACAACAGGCTGGCGGGTATCGATGAGCATGAACATGGGGAATGCCCACACCGCGCCGAAGGCAGACCCGAAGAGGAACAGTTTGCGGCGGCCGATCTTGTCCCCGAGACGTCCGAACAGGGGCATGAATGACGCCCCGCCGAGCAGGAGCGCGGCGTTGATGCCGAGGGCCAGGACAGCTGCGAGACCAAGGTTATTGGTCAGGTAGCTCAAGGCCCAGACCTGGGGAATGTAGGCAAAGCCGGACAGGATGAAGTTCGATCCGAGGGCAATCAGCAGCCGGCGCTTCTCGGTCCGGAAGAGGCGGACCAGCGGGATCCGCTCAATCTCCTTGCCCTGCTTTGCCTTCTCGAAGGACTTGGTTTCGTTGACCTTGCGCCGGATGTACATGCTGATGAGCAGCATCACGAGGCTGAGGATAAACGGAACCCGCCAGCCCCAGGTGTAGAAGGCATCGCCGGTCATGGCGAGCACCGCCTGGAACGACAGGAGCCCGAGGGCCGAGCCGATCCATACGCCGGCGCCGGACCAGGACGCGTAGAAGCCGCGACGGGCAGACGGTGCCGACTCCGAGGAGAGGATGACCGCTCCGGCGTATTCCGCTCCGGCTCCAAGGCCCTGGACAATGCGAAGCAGC harbors:
- a CDS encoding CaiB/BaiF CoA-transferase family protein; amino-acid sequence: MTLPLTGITVVALEQAVAVPFATRQLADLGATVIKVERPGRGDFARDYDETVHGLSSHFIWLNRNKKSIVLDLKTESGKEALRRLISKADVFVQNLAPGAIERLGFVPEELCGEFPQLITCSLSGYGSGGPLGNKKAYDLLIQAEAGFLSVTGTEDEPAKAGISIADIAAGMYTYSGILSALYEREVTGKGRQLSVSLLDSLTEWMGFPYYYARYGGSRPVRAGAHHASIAPYGPVSCLDGSLLIAVQNEREWERFCTSVLNKPELSADPRFDTVSNRIANRADLDLLIDEQLGKRPVLDVAEALDEAGIAQGRMNDVADLDQHPQLLARNRISTVETEAGTVNAFLPVVESAGWVPRLEPVPAVGADTEAILSWLEEERVSA
- a CDS encoding MFS transporter, with amino-acid sequence MDSKVQSPAGEREARRAAAASAVGSLVEWYDFALYGAAAALIFKTYFFGTTDPAAGLLAAFATFAVGYFARPFGGMVFGHLGDKIGRKPVMIATLTIMGISTALIGLLPGYTTIGLGAPLLLVLLRIVQGLGAGAEYAGAVILSSESAPSARRGFYASWSGAGVWIGSALGLLSFQAVLAMTGDAFYTWGWRVPFILSLVMLLISMYIRRKVNETKSFEKAKQGKEIERIPLVRLFRTEKRRLLIALGSNFILSGFAYIPQVWALSYLTNNLGLAAVLALGINAALLLGGASFMPLFGRLGDKIGRRKLFLFGSAFGAVWAFPMFMLIDTRQPVVILLALVVCFVGAVATSMAAQAAFLTELFPPAIRYSGVAFAREVSGALLGGTAPLLATALFAWSGHWWPIATFMAVMALVSLTAVYYSKYFRSDAHQGSDERFNENTEGQGPNSRTNAVQSVPSQ
- a CDS encoding MBL fold metallo-hydrolase produces the protein MPGVDRVKLTMVTDNHVDMLLADLPNVTRTGLAHHFDPKTQCVLGENGIALHVEVSWGRYTYRALFDTGMSSNVLLHNLSTLHLAANELDHVVLSHGHPDHYGGLQGLLDAREAPLPISVHPDAFAPRYLRLASGQVAPYFNYGLTKESISSRGGMLVEHTQPLEIGPGLVATGPIPRESDFEVPPTDLSAPNALLHVREGKVEADVVPDDQALVIQLGDGIIILAGCSHAGIINTINYAKKITGIERVIGAFGGFHLGFPGSPKAKTEKTIQALKDLDVEVVAPSHCTGMEAIMDIARAIPDRFLLNVTGSSVSLQAGPTPAVDLDAEAREGAARK
- a CDS encoding alcohol dehydrogenase catalytic domain-containing protein, which encodes MKAVRLHQVGNGVQVDDIPVPRPTGDEVLIRVEAAGLCGSDLHILNGRTPLPHYPRVLGHEIAGTVCETGPGSTGIEAGARIAVNFLITCGQCRYCVAGRTSLCLSREGLGIVRDGGFSEYMVVPERNLIRIPDPVPFRHAALATDAFATSLHAISKRAQVQAGEGCIVIGVGGLGLSAVQLLKIRGAYPIIAVDADPKALELAMSLGATHSIPAEALEDADHPAWAGTRNAVYALDFVGRPETVQAATRLVDRGGRVVVVGHSPHSWNTAAGSIMVREEKTVMGSYAFDKNEIEDVLGFMSRGLIDVDTMIGQVIGLDDVDRALATFGSPGRAPGRTIVEPAADALNEGDVLFAEEPERTMS
- a CDS encoding cupin domain-containing protein, yielding MSDATDFFTDNGFSRLTGPLADKAREFDATLEKARNDAGFSPKGNLREPVITAEFPGCPTDLPINFLALPNRQMDYCLIRIKPGHGFPEHVHGYGDEIYLVISGHGKVRIDGELYDAGPLDTFHQRTGVRHEVFNPAENEEDFEIFAVNTPAVHQDLRSKFWGIPVPGATTDAEGRYHHDESPVR
- a CDS encoding helix-hairpin-helix domain-containing protein; the protein is MTPEEKLCSRTWRLRNSAGVLWSILSFGLLTGVGILIRGVKAKNKLWIQTGIGFLVLGVGLMVATGTYDSGTKEAPIRSTASTVWGWVWFLTFIGGLVATFITNRKWLVWKAHAGDTKWYAQAGSSAPSVSTNPAAGYDPNAASAAFRSVVPPPPAPPVQYAPPAQIFSGHSAQSAAIDVNAAPTQDLVAALGIDHAVAERIVQARQSQGQFTSFEQLMARAQIQPHILIPHRHRLVFGNSNSGATPSPDQPQPTRRSANQAAR
- a CDS encoding 4Fe-4S single cluster domain-containing protein, which produces MLRIARVLHGTTAEGPGLRTAVWFQGCSIRCMGCINPHLFSPSGGSDVTVSDIVLGAMAGEVEGLTLIGGEPFDQPSAGAKLVTEAQEQGLGVIAFSGYEYEMLRDRDEDTKRFLAGIDLLVDGPYQAWKQETGRALVGSTNQRFIHISDRYRSYQPDMAANRVDIRILPDGSIDVAGFLDTDALKNLLEATGTSRKPRRAIAE